The following proteins are co-located in the Polystyrenella longa genome:
- a CDS encoding KpsF/GutQ family sugar-phosphate isomerase, whose translation MNRAATTKPVSAPLAPAEVESILQEATDVLQTEGTALIKLAGRLNRDFCRAVQLLAECRGTVILTGIGKAGLIAQKISATLSSTGTRAHFLHPVEAVHGDLGFMRQGDTLIAFSNSGETEELLRLIPFVTSLDIPIIAVTAHDQSSLSRSADVVIALGTQTEVGPHGLAPSTSTTSMLGLGDALALVTARRRGFKPEQFAAWHPGGSLGLQFKTVRDLMRVGSRVRVASEEQTVREVLATAHIDGRRTGAIVLVDQQQRLSGIFTDSDLARLLETRHDSLLDAPIKSVMTRNPTTVMPDLLISDAVALLSERKLSELPVIDQQHQPIGMLDITDVISLLPAGSQPIQNSSRARAA comes from the coding sequence ATGAATCGCGCGGCAACGACAAAACCTGTTTCTGCTCCGCTCGCACCTGCTGAAGTCGAATCAATTCTACAAGAGGCGACTGATGTTCTGCAGACGGAAGGAACGGCGCTGATCAAACTCGCTGGACGGCTGAATCGCGATTTCTGCCGCGCTGTTCAACTGCTGGCCGAATGCCGGGGAACCGTCATTCTGACCGGCATCGGTAAGGCCGGCCTGATCGCTCAGAAAATCTCGGCGACCCTTTCTTCGACCGGCACGCGTGCTCATTTCCTGCATCCGGTAGAAGCGGTACATGGCGATTTAGGTTTCATGCGTCAGGGGGACACCTTGATTGCGTTCTCGAACAGTGGTGAAACCGAAGAACTGCTTCGCCTCATCCCGTTTGTCACCAGCCTGGATATCCCGATCATCGCCGTAACGGCGCATGACCAAAGTTCATTGTCCCGATCAGCCGATGTTGTCATCGCTCTTGGGACTCAAACTGAAGTCGGTCCTCATGGCCTGGCTCCTTCAACCAGTACAACATCGATGCTCGGCCTGGGGGATGCTCTTGCCTTGGTCACAGCCCGTCGGCGCGGATTCAAACCGGAACAGTTTGCAGCCTGGCACCCGGGTGGTAGCCTGGGACTCCAATTTAAAACCGTCCGTGATCTGATGCGGGTTGGCTCCCGAGTGAGGGTAGCTTCTGAAGAACAGACAGTGAGAGAAGTGCTGGCGACTGCTCATATCGATGGACGTCGCACGGGAGCGATTGTTCTCGTCGATCAACAACAGAGGCTCTCCGGGATCTTCACCGACTCGGACCTGGCCCGTTTACTGGAAACCCGCCACGATTCGCTACTCGATGCGCCCATCAAATCGGTCATGACTCGTAACCCAACCACAGTCATGCCGGACCTGTTAATCTCGGACGCGGTCGCTCTTCTCTCTGAGCGTAAACTGAGTGAATTACCCGTAATTGACCAGCAACATCAACCCATTGGAATGCTTGACATCACCGACGTAATCAGCCTGCTTCCGGCGGGAAGCCAACCCATTCAAAATTCTTCGAGAGCACGAGCAGCCTGA
- a CDS encoding formylglycine-generating enzyme family protein, whose protein sequence is MTYLRSVFILCALLVCVPLHAEEPDLLKTFVEELVVITPGEGNFPKSFQMGSRIEGEQAEPVHEVTFDYSFSIAKYEVPQNLYELVMEENPSRWTGPRNSVEMMSPDEAREFCEKLTGLLRARKLIAESEIIRLPSEAEWEYCCRAGTTTVYSFGNKAQADEDLGKMASILDDFAWHTGNAAGNDPPVGALKPNPWGLYDMHGYLWEFVSDDGVAGFTDAPTDGSPRRTNDAKQAVLRGGSWKNRYDELTSSYRKMMKESVRDDAVGFRCVKSTPVPGGETGQ, encoded by the coding sequence ATGACCTATCTTCGATCTGTATTCATACTATGTGCCCTGTTGGTCTGCGTGCCGCTTCATGCGGAGGAGCCTGATTTGCTGAAGACGTTTGTGGAGGAGTTGGTAGTCATCACTCCTGGCGAGGGAAATTTTCCAAAGTCGTTCCAGATGGGATCGAGGATTGAAGGAGAACAGGCGGAGCCAGTGCACGAGGTCACCTTCGATTATTCGTTTTCGATAGCGAAGTATGAGGTGCCGCAAAACCTGTATGAACTGGTAATGGAGGAAAACCCGAGTCGCTGGACCGGGCCGCGGAACTCAGTGGAGATGATGTCGCCGGACGAGGCACGGGAATTCTGTGAGAAATTGACCGGTCTGTTACGGGCCCGGAAGTTGATCGCCGAGAGCGAAATCATTCGGTTACCGTCCGAGGCGGAATGGGAGTATTGCTGTCGTGCGGGAACAACGACCGTTTACAGCTTCGGGAACAAAGCGCAAGCGGACGAGGATCTCGGCAAGATGGCCTCGATTCTGGACGACTTTGCCTGGCACACCGGGAACGCTGCCGGGAACGATCCCCCCGTTGGGGCCCTCAAACCGAACCCTTGGGGCCTGTACGATATGCATGGATATTTGTGGGAATTCGTTTCGGACGATGGGGTTGCTGGTTTCACAGACGCCCCGACCGACGGTTCTCCACGTCGAACAAATGACGCAAAACAGGCTGTTTTGCGAGGAGGATCGTGGAAAAACAGGTATGATGAGTTGACCAGCAGCTATCGAAAAATGATGAAGGAATCGGTCCGGGACGATGCTGTTGGGTTCCGCTGTGTCAAAAGTACACCTGTCCCGGGAGGCGAAACGGGCCAATAG
- a CDS encoding REP-associated tyrosine transposase: MVHNHRKTVRHFEDSPDIHELTFSCHQRKPLLVNETWKKLLAEHITRAMARHRYGLIAFVLMPEHVHLLVTPQPGSGSISTLLSGIKRPFSYRIKQELIKTDSPLLNELMMPKRDGEFRFRFWLDGPGYDRNITNQKTLELAINYIHENPVKRGLVERAVDWKWSSGRSYVLPETPPDSELPRIDKLDSFRLEK; the protein is encoded by the coding sequence ATGGTCCACAATCATCGTAAAACAGTTCGCCACTTCGAGGATTCTCCCGACATTCACGAACTCACATTCTCATGTCATCAACGGAAACCGTTGCTGGTGAATGAAACTTGGAAGAAGCTCCTCGCCGAACATATCACACGGGCTATGGCTCGGCATCGATATGGTCTGATTGCATTCGTATTAATGCCGGAACATGTCCATTTACTTGTCACTCCCCAACCGGGGAGTGGATCTATCTCAACATTGCTGAGTGGAATCAAACGTCCCTTCTCCTATCGGATAAAGCAAGAATTGATAAAGACGGACAGTCCGTTATTAAACGAATTGATGATGCCTAAACGTGACGGTGAGTTCCGCTTCCGATTTTGGCTGGACGGACCAGGCTACGATAGAAACATCACGAATCAGAAGACTTTGGAATTAGCCATTAACTACATCCACGAGAATCCCGTTAAACGAGGATTAGTCGAACGGGCAGTCGATTGGAAATGGTCCAGTGGACGATCGTATGTCTTACCAGAAACACCACCGGACAGCGAGTTACCACGAATCGACAAGCTCGATTCCTTTAGGCTTGAAAAATAA
- a CDS encoding S1 RNA-binding domain-containing protein: protein MTSNESVTPDQNTSADTEQQKQTVQPETSATEESTSSEKAPLAERMKRNQPQEMKAVGTQPAPEVSSAPEQTQSQEQSSTPAAEQSAPTSEVAETPAVEPAAEATAEATTAMEATTNPETAISEVNTSAVNSEAILEQMKEASAPKPKAAKVDIPKADDLDADIDAQLEAAMAGEMASGDLAATAASNSDADPVKISEAEVGEGDRLKGKVDSINGDDVFIELGLRSSGVLSLRQFPKGPPEVGSEISVRVAKVDPNEGLIHLNLSGGRQKVGGDWSAVDVGQVVDAMVTKTVKGGLEVSVSNLRAFMPAGQVDIGFISDLEPFVGQKVTAVVLEVNPKKRNLVVSRRQYLQAQREEEQGEIWGTLAVGQQHQGKVKTIKNYGAFVDLGSIDGFLHVGEISWMRINHPSDVLKEGQEVEVQIISIDEEKKRIGLGMKQLVQNPWTTAETKYEKGNSVSGKVTRTTDFGAFVELEQGVEGLIHISELDHKRVNKVTDVLKEGQQVDVQILEVDQKKHRIGLSLKALIAKPESAKDEPEEDVTPYVRKRKEPLQGGTGNTGGSGLFGNPTDFT, encoded by the coding sequence ATGACTTCGAACGAATCTGTGACTCCGGACCAAAACACTTCAGCGGATACGGAACAGCAAAAACAAACTGTTCAGCCCGAAACTTCTGCGACTGAGGAATCAACCTCGTCCGAAAAGGCGCCCCTGGCCGAACGGATGAAGCGGAATCAACCTCAGGAGATGAAAGCGGTCGGAACCCAACCCGCACCGGAAGTGTCATCTGCCCCAGAACAAACACAGTCTCAGGAGCAGTCGAGTACACCGGCAGCGGAACAATCCGCTCCGACCTCCGAGGTCGCCGAGACACCCGCAGTTGAGCCAGCGGCCGAAGCGACTGCCGAAGCCACAACCGCCATGGAAGCCACCACGAATCCTGAAACTGCGATAAGCGAAGTAAACACGAGCGCCGTGAATAGCGAAGCGATTCTGGAACAGATGAAAGAAGCCTCGGCTCCTAAACCGAAGGCCGCAAAAGTCGATATTCCTAAAGCCGATGATCTCGATGCCGATATCGACGCTCAGTTGGAAGCAGCGATGGCTGGGGAAATGGCCAGTGGCGATCTTGCTGCCACCGCCGCATCAAACTCCGATGCTGACCCCGTCAAAATCAGCGAAGCTGAAGTTGGTGAAGGTGATCGACTCAAAGGAAAAGTTGATTCCATCAACGGCGACGATGTCTTCATCGAACTGGGACTCCGCTCCTCTGGAGTACTTTCACTTCGACAGTTCCCCAAAGGGCCTCCCGAAGTGGGCAGCGAAATCAGCGTGCGTGTCGCGAAAGTCGATCCGAATGAGGGATTAATTCACTTGAACCTGTCCGGTGGTCGCCAGAAAGTGGGCGGCGACTGGAGTGCCGTCGATGTCGGTCAAGTTGTCGACGCAATGGTTACCAAAACAGTCAAAGGGGGCCTTGAGGTCTCGGTCAGTAATCTCCGTGCTTTCATGCCCGCAGGTCAGGTTGATATCGGATTCATCAGCGACCTCGAGCCATTCGTCGGTCAGAAAGTGACCGCCGTTGTCCTGGAAGTGAACCCGAAAAAACGAAACCTGGTCGTCAGTCGTCGGCAGTACCTGCAGGCGCAGCGCGAAGAAGAGCAGGGTGAAATCTGGGGAACTCTCGCTGTTGGTCAGCAACACCAGGGTAAAGTCAAAACGATCAAGAACTACGGTGCCTTTGTTGACTTGGGTTCGATTGATGGTTTCCTGCATGTCGGTGAAATCAGCTGGATGCGGATCAACCATCCCTCCGACGTTTTGAAAGAAGGTCAGGAAGTCGAAGTCCAGATCATTTCGATCGACGAAGAGAAAAAACGAATCGGCCTCGGTATGAAGCAACTCGTTCAGAACCCCTGGACGACAGCGGAGACGAAATACGAAAAAGGAAACTCGGTCTCCGGCAAGGTGACCCGCACAACCGATTTCGGAGCATTCGTCGAACTGGAACAGGGGGTCGAAGGGTTGATCCATATCAGCGAACTCGATCATAAACGAGTGAACAAAGTGACGGACGTTTTGAAAGAAGGCCAGCAGGTCGACGTGCAGATCCTCGAAGTCGATCAGAAGAAACATCGTATCGGCCTGTCGCTGAAAGCTCTGATCGCCAAACCAGAATCAGCGAAGGATGAGCCAGAAGAAGATGTCACTCCTTACGTTCGCAAACGTAAAGAGCCCCTGCAAGGTGGTACTGGTAACACCGGTGGCAGCGGCCTGTTCGGAAACCCGACTGACTTCACTTAG
- a CDS encoding MFS transporter: MSNPMPVAPGSQKQLEVGVAKNQALWSLGHVITSGAFLHYFIYDLDVSFAAISIVIALPELVGLFALFTRVLLQFQFRLKKIWTRCLFASRLVALGIPFCLLLDDNNHDNSHLVMLLLVFLGVSEILQAFSYTAYVSWLSVLSPRSKWGELFAFRNIAKLIVLMIWATAIGLIRDRLNTHYTRDDLDVFYVLAFVSGILLQLVSWWPLRKLPDTEVNPEIKRVDWGQLFHSIWRYPSLRWLLMHSWTLAFFNGLTQSVFFFYSRNVLDLSLTYSFVLLGLMRFVKLPVSYLAGKACDQGRDKQMLWGGLLLANAGLFFWFPSTAEQTGWLVGCYLLWGFYAAANIGGLNLLLKHSPPGDNTLQLALFYRVAGMLAGLSGLFGGYLLSEYFSAFSMPFSNSDPQLISDIYFEIFGWRWQLGGDPSEPGKYHTIILLSLLGRYFALLFLLKVDPHPQADQPSGE; encoded by the coding sequence TTGAGCAATCCAATGCCTGTGGCGCCGGGATCCCAGAAGCAATTGGAAGTCGGAGTGGCTAAAAACCAGGCCCTGTGGTCGCTGGGGCACGTCATTACCAGTGGCGCGTTTCTCCATTATTTCATTTACGACCTGGATGTCAGTTTCGCCGCGATCAGTATCGTCATCGCCCTCCCCGAACTGGTTGGCCTGTTTGCCCTGTTCACTCGTGTCCTGCTGCAATTCCAGTTCCGGCTCAAAAAAATCTGGACCCGCTGCCTGTTTGCCTCCCGGTTAGTCGCTCTCGGCATCCCCTTCTGCCTCTTGCTGGACGACAACAATCACGATAATTCACACTTGGTGATGTTACTTCTCGTCTTTCTGGGTGTCTCTGAAATCTTGCAGGCCTTTTCTTATACGGCGTACGTCTCCTGGTTGTCTGTTCTGTCTCCGCGTTCAAAATGGGGAGAGCTGTTTGCGTTTCGGAACATCGCCAAGTTGATTGTATTAATGATCTGGGCGACTGCCATCGGTCTGATTCGAGATCGATTGAACACGCATTACACGCGCGATGATCTGGATGTCTTTTACGTTCTGGCTTTTGTCAGTGGGATTCTTCTGCAACTGGTTTCGTGGTGGCCGCTGAGGAAATTACCCGATACAGAGGTGAATCCTGAAATCAAACGGGTTGATTGGGGACAACTCTTTCATTCGATATGGCGATATCCTTCGTTGCGATGGCTGCTGATGCACAGTTGGACGCTCGCGTTCTTTAATGGGTTAACTCAATCGGTTTTCTTCTTTTATTCCCGCAATGTGCTCGACCTCAGTCTAACCTATAGCTTTGTGTTGCTGGGGTTGATGCGGTTTGTCAAACTGCCCGTCAGTTACCTGGCAGGCAAGGCATGCGACCAAGGCCGTGACAAGCAAATGTTGTGGGGTGGGTTGCTCCTCGCCAATGCCGGACTCTTCTTCTGGTTTCCTTCAACAGCCGAGCAGACGGGCTGGTTGGTCGGTTGTTATCTGCTATGGGGATTTTACGCGGCGGCGAACATCGGCGGGCTGAACTTGCTGCTCAAGCATAGCCCACCGGGTGACAATACGCTGCAACTTGCCCTCTTCTATCGAGTAGCTGGGATGCTGGCCGGTTTGAGCGGACTGTTTGGAGGATACTTGCTGAGCGAGTACTTTTCCGCTTTCAGCATGCCATTCTCTAACAGCGATCCGCAGTTGATCTCTGATATCTATTTCGAAATCTTTGGGTGGAGATGGCAGTTGGGGGGCGATCCTTCCGAGCCCGGCAAATACCACACGATTATTCTGCTCTCGTTGCTGGGACGATACTTCGCTCTACTGTTCCTGTTGAAAGTCGATCCGCATCCTCAAGCAGATCAACCATCGGGTGAGTGA
- the rpe gene encoding ribulose-phosphate 3-epimerase: MDHSTRKQKLRACLPTIAPSMLKCDYGNLQAEIEQLTRDGAQVLHWDVMDGHFVPNLSYGALLLKSLRNKTDLFYDAHLMISDPDRYLDDYLDAGCDAITFHIEAVPEPTALLKRIKDAGVLAGLSFNPQTPVSAIEPFFGETDLVLLMSVEPGFGGQSFIESSVEKMQQLRTAAGLDVILSIDGGIGPDTLSGPARSGADLYVAGSSVFGEEDYGVAIREMETLARDQGPTYSN, translated from the coding sequence ATGGATCATTCCACCCGAAAACAGAAACTGCGAGCATGCCTGCCCACCATCGCTCCCTCCATGTTGAAATGTGACTATGGAAATTTGCAGGCAGAGATCGAACAATTAACACGTGACGGCGCTCAGGTACTGCATTGGGATGTCATGGACGGACACTTTGTTCCCAATCTGTCTTACGGAGCGCTGTTGCTGAAATCGTTACGAAACAAAACCGACCTGTTCTACGACGCCCATTTGATGATCAGTGATCCCGACCGCTACCTGGACGACTACCTCGACGCTGGCTGCGATGCGATTACCTTTCATATCGAAGCGGTCCCCGAACCAACAGCCTTGTTGAAACGTATTAAGGACGCCGGCGTACTGGCCGGGCTTTCGTTCAATCCGCAGACACCCGTCTCGGCAATTGAACCCTTCTTCGGCGAAACAGACCTCGTTCTGTTAATGAGTGTCGAACCGGGCTTTGGCGGGCAGTCCTTTATTGAATCCTCCGTCGAGAAAATGCAGCAACTGCGAACCGCCGCCGGACTGGACGTCATCTTATCCATTGATGGCGGAATCGGCCCCGACACCCTCAGCGGTCCAGCCAGATCGGGCGCGGATCTCTATGTCGCCGGTAGTTCGGTCTTCGGAGAAGAAGACTACGGCGTCGCCATTCGCGAAATGGAAACACTCGCGCGGGATCAAGGTCCAACATACTCGAACTGA
- a CDS encoding DUF4328 domain-containing protein encodes MAISTDYEYTSTRSISRFVVGVCLVRAVCVPVWVGISLFFIYLEMNGQNKNDDFLFKLATNVELGFGIFAGIVNWVFLIASLVWIYRSSVNAFALSVTQPPAFTPGWATLFFFIPFVNFGLGLPIVSRIWNHSVTDLEKEGRNWPSPVVLTWWLVWVGGTILSMIVTFWTTLAAPEWTYQGQLSLVIVEVASIVVMVRLVRQLHQKQEEKHAILFELGTTCPACGEQVRNNLAECPVCGETLLATE; translated from the coding sequence TTGGCCATTTCCACTGATTACGAATACACCAGTACGCGATCAATTTCCCGGTTTGTCGTTGGCGTTTGTCTGGTTCGCGCTGTTTGCGTGCCGGTTTGGGTCGGCATCAGTCTGTTTTTTATCTATCTCGAAATGAATGGGCAGAATAAGAATGACGATTTTCTGTTTAAGTTAGCAACAAACGTCGAACTGGGGTTCGGCATCTTCGCGGGGATCGTGAACTGGGTGTTTCTGATTGCTTCTCTCGTCTGGATATACAGAAGCAGCGTGAATGCTTTTGCTTTATCAGTGACTCAGCCTCCTGCTTTTACTCCGGGATGGGCCACGCTGTTCTTTTTTATTCCGTTCGTCAACTTCGGACTTGGCCTCCCGATCGTCTCACGAATATGGAATCACAGTGTTACTGATCTAGAGAAAGAAGGTCGCAACTGGCCAAGTCCGGTCGTGTTGACTTGGTGGCTCGTCTGGGTCGGTGGAACGATTCTGTCGATGATCGTCACCTTCTGGACAACTCTTGCTGCGCCTGAGTGGACTTACCAGGGGCAACTCTCCCTGGTCATTGTGGAAGTTGCCTCGATTGTTGTGATGGTGCGACTGGTACGGCAATTACACCAGAAACAGGAAGAGAAGCACGCCATTCTATTCGAGCTGGGAACCACCTGCCCGGCCTGCGGTGAACAGGTTCGTAATAACCTCGCCGAATGTCCCGTCTGCGGCGAAACGCTTTTAGCGACGGAATGA
- a CDS encoding helix-turn-helix domain-containing protein, translating into MANRYLSLEETAELLGITPDELKQIRNRNEIRGYADRGSWKFREDEVNEYRRSQRPDSDPDVPLYQPEPPASPVTPEDTASMADSSSDSDVRLVLDENLVGDDSEPEISFDSIGDSDSDVRLVDQNIDKKSDSDVKIVANDTGAELPVPNDSLSGTDSDVKLVSAESDSDVNLIQDDSDSDVKISNDDTQMEIETTGGKQSDSDVKIVETDNDVIQPISIAGTDPDASLAAESDSHVNLEPELDEMGADSDSDVQLSEDEPETGFDFGSDSDVRLVGDKNPQLEGSDSDVALVSDEDLADESGISLAESEDSDIRISGESGISLNDPIDSGISLESDDSGLALEPEDDSTISLLPDDDSGISLEMADDSGISLEDDSGISMEQDELEGTIPMMATQGGKDTDNFDTMADEFALSDDTSDDTEMLFMEDDEDQASTMAGAESADAFEMADSEFEDMESEEFELEGSLDEFNEFEGEDFDFEEDGESVSTLDEFDVFDADDDVFDEEGFETGESAADFGRPMPAGMGGRSEMVAAPAEWDGLSVGLAFGSALVMLLCMFIAIDLVRSMWAPLPATGSPGGLLIDTLGGMF; encoded by the coding sequence ATGGCTAACCGATATCTCAGTCTGGAAGAAACCGCTGAACTGCTTGGAATCACCCCTGACGAATTAAAGCAGATTCGGAATCGTAATGAAATTCGCGGGTATGCCGATCGGGGTTCGTGGAAATTCCGTGAAGACGAGGTCAACGAGTACCGCCGTAGCCAGCGTCCCGATTCCGATCCGGATGTACCGCTCTATCAGCCGGAGCCACCTGCTTCGCCCGTGACGCCGGAAGACACGGCCTCCATGGCCGACAGTTCGTCCGACAGTGACGTCCGTCTGGTTCTCGACGAAAACCTCGTCGGCGACGACAGTGAACCGGAAATCTCCTTCGATTCGATTGGAGACTCCGACAGCGACGTGCGACTGGTCGATCAGAATATTGATAAAAAATCAGACAGCGATGTCAAAATCGTCGCCAATGACACCGGTGCAGAATTGCCAGTCCCGAACGATTCCCTGAGTGGAACCGACTCCGACGTTAAACTGGTCAGCGCCGAGTCAGACAGTGATGTGAATTTGATTCAGGACGACTCCGATAGCGATGTCAAAATCTCCAACGACGACACCCAGATGGAAATTGAAACGACCGGCGGAAAACAGTCCGACAGCGACGTAAAAATTGTCGAGACAGACAACGACGTCATTCAGCCCATCAGTATCGCGGGTACCGATCCAGATGCCTCGCTCGCTGCCGAAAGCGACAGCCACGTGAATCTCGAACCGGAACTGGACGAGATGGGCGCAGACTCGGACTCCGACGTACAACTCTCTGAAGATGAACCCGAAACTGGCTTCGACTTCGGAAGCGATAGCGATGTTCGACTCGTTGGGGACAAGAATCCTCAGCTCGAAGGGAGCGACAGCGATGTCGCCCTCGTCTCTGATGAGGATCTTGCCGACGAAAGCGGCATCTCCCTCGCCGAGAGTGAAGATTCAGACATTCGTATCTCGGGCGAAAGTGGAATTTCCCTGAACGACCCGATCGACAGTGGTATCTCCCTTGAATCCGATGACAGCGGCCTGGCTCTCGAGCCGGAAGACGATAGTACCATTTCTCTCCTGCCCGACGACGACAGCGGTATCTCCCTCGAAATGGCGGATGACAGTGGCATCTCTCTCGAAGATGACAGCGGCATCAGCATGGAACAGGATGAACTTGAGGGAACCATCCCCATGATGGCGACCCAGGGAGGAAAGGATACCGACAACTTCGACACGATGGCCGACGAATTCGCTCTGTCTGATGACACGAGCGACGATACTGAAATGCTCTTCATGGAAGATGATGAAGATCAGGCGTCGACGATGGCCGGAGCAGAATCAGCCGATGCCTTTGAAATGGCCGATTCTGAATTCGAAGACATGGAGAGTGAAGAATTCGAACTTGAAGGTTCGCTCGACGAGTTCAATGAATTCGAAGGAGAAGATTTCGACTTCGAAGAAGATGGTGAATCGGTCTCCACGCTGGATGAATTCGACGTCTTCGATGCCGACGATGATGTCTTCGATGAAGAAGGGTTCGAAACAGGCGAAAGTGCTGCCGACTTTGGTCGTCCCATGCCAGCCGGTATGGGCGGGCGTTCGGAAATGGTGGCAGCTCCCGCCGAATGGGATGGCTTGTCAGTTGGACTCGCATTCGGCTCCGCCCTGGTAATGCTACTTTGCATGTTCATCGCTATCGACCTCGTTCGCTCCATGTGGGCACCACTCCCCGCAACCGGCAGCCCTGGTGGACTACTGATCGACACGCTCGGTGGCATGTTCTAA
- the accD gene encoding acetyl-CoA carboxylase, carboxyltransferase subunit beta, protein MATSSSETSNTTDPRQQSNRPKRGVPEGLWLRCNGCQETVFRNSVEKKMGTCPECGYHFYISTDTRIQQLLDEDSFEEWFTELKSVDPLGFADRKPYPQRLEEEQKRTGLKEACTAGRGYLRGRPLVVCITDSSFIMGSMGSVVGEKLTRAIEQATELKLPLIIVSGSGGGARMHEGIFSLMQMGKVSAALARFHGAGGLYISVLTNPTMGGVAASFASLGDITIAEPKALVGFAGPRVVQATCKMELPDNFQSSEFLLEHGFVDRIVARENMRSEISRLIDYCGM, encoded by the coding sequence ATGGCAACTTCTTCCAGTGAAACTTCAAATACAACCGATCCTCGCCAGCAGTCGAATCGCCCAAAACGAGGCGTTCCTGAAGGTTTGTGGCTGCGGTGTAACGGCTGTCAGGAGACCGTCTTTCGCAATTCGGTCGAGAAAAAAATGGGAACCTGCCCCGAGTGCGGTTACCACTTCTACATTTCGACCGATACCCGCATTCAACAGTTGCTGGACGAAGACAGCTTCGAAGAGTGGTTCACCGAACTGAAATCGGTTGACCCGCTCGGCTTCGCTGATCGTAAACCGTATCCGCAACGTCTGGAAGAAGAACAGAAACGAACCGGCTTGAAAGAGGCCTGTACCGCAGGACGTGGTTACCTGCGAGGGCGTCCTTTGGTTGTCTGCATTACGGACTCGTCTTTCATCATGGGAAGTATGGGATCCGTCGTCGGGGAAAAACTGACCCGGGCGATTGAACAGGCGACCGAACTGAAACTGCCTCTGATTATCGTCAGTGGTTCCGGCGGCGGCGCCCGAATGCACGAGGGAATTTTCTCCTTGATGCAGATGGGAAAAGTCTCTGCAGCTTTGGCTCGTTTTCATGGAGCGGGCGGACTTTACATCAGTGTGCTGACCAATCCCACCATGGGGGGCGTGGCGGCCAGTTTCGCTTCGCTGGGAGACATCACTATCGCGGAACCGAAAGCTCTCGTTGGCTTTGCCGGTCCTCGTGTGGTGCAGGCGACCTGTAAGATGGAACTGCCGGACAATTTTCAGTCTTCCGAATTCCTGCTGGAACACGGTTTCGTCGATCGCATCGTCGCACGCGAAAACATGCGAAGCGAGATCTCCCGCCTGATCGACTACTGCGGTATGTAG
- a CDS encoding histidine phosphatase family protein, whose translation MASILLIHPGCTDYDEQRRIQGRLDLPLSDKGEHQADDLAEMLADAPLEVIYCGPCESARMTADRIAERLDISVVELSGLSNVDQGLWQGMKLEDLQRKNPHVFKQYQETPESICPPEGELAADAKKRIQKSVNKILKGKSPCAIVVPEPLASLIACSLKSERLEFALLNKADKCKDFVEVIRDDDSVFADEEFVTPPASPK comes from the coding sequence ATGGCTTCAATCCTTTTAATTCATCCCGGTTGTACTGACTACGATGAGCAACGGCGTATTCAGGGCCGACTCGATTTGCCGCTCAGTGACAAGGGAGAACATCAGGCCGACGATCTGGCGGAAATGCTTGCCGATGCGCCGCTGGAAGTGATCTACTGCGGTCCGTGTGAATCGGCACGGATGACGGCCGATCGAATCGCCGAGCGACTCGACATTTCCGTCGTCGAACTGAGCGGACTTAGCAACGTCGACCAAGGTTTGTGGCAGGGTATGAAGCTGGAAGATCTGCAACGGAAGAATCCGCACGTCTTCAAGCAATACCAGGAAACTCCGGAATCAATCTGCCCTCCCGAGGGGGAACTGGCGGCGGACGCGAAAAAACGCATTCAGAAAAGTGTGAATAAGATCCTCAAAGGGAAATCCCCTTGTGCGATCGTCGTGCCGGAACCATTGGCCTCATTAATTGCCTGCTCACTCAAATCGGAGCGGTTGGAATTCGCCCTGTTAAACAAAGCGGATAAATGCAAAGACTTCGTAGAAGTCATTCGGGATGACGACTCAGTTTTCGCCGACGAAGAATTCGTCACACCTCCCGCCTCACCCAAATGA